One genomic region from Microcystis panniformis FACHB-1757 encodes:
- a CDS encoding tetratricopeptide repeat protein, which yields MEDTLPLIYVSGLLIFVIGLGIFVIVQIFKTRRVEGTFNKLQKKLQKEKGTAKDYYELGSLYLDKKLYVQALSLLQKALKISGEESIEPENQALIYNALGFSYFAQEQLELAIRNYKEAIKLYPEYSIALNNLGNVYEKKQMAKKALETYEETLKFDPNNTVAKKRAESLRKRFAESK from the coding sequence ATGGAAGATACCCTGCCGCTTATTTACGTTTCTGGATTGCTAATTTTCGTGATTGGTTTAGGAATTTTTGTCATCGTGCAAATCTTTAAAACCCGTCGAGTGGAAGGAACCTTTAACAAGCTACAAAAAAAATTGCAAAAAGAAAAAGGTACGGCTAAAGATTACTATGAATTAGGGAGTCTTTATCTCGATAAAAAACTCTATGTTCAAGCCTTGAGTTTACTACAAAAGGCTTTAAAAATCTCTGGGGAAGAAAGCATCGAACCAGAAAATCAAGCTCTAATCTACAATGCGCTCGGTTTTTCCTATTTTGCCCAAGAACAATTAGAATTAGCGATTCGTAACTACAAAGAAGCAATTAAACTTTATCCTGAATACTCGATCGCTCTCAATAATCTTGGCAATGTTTACGAAAAGAAACAAATGGCTAAAAAAGCTCTCGAAACCTACGAAGAAACTCTCAAATTTGATCCTAATAATACCGTAGCCAAAAAGCGAGCCGAATCCCTGCGTAAACGCTTCGCTGAATCGAAATAG
- a CDS encoding SLC13 family permease, with protein sequence MPTPIILTLTVLVVALVAFVAEWLPVDLTALSVAIVLILLGLVTPEEGIAGFSNSATVTVMAMFVLSAGITRTGVIQVIRDRLLVWGGKSPHQQVFVLGALVGPISAFINNTAVVAIFLPIVEDWCKKQKISPSKLLIPLSYATVLAGMITVVGTSTNILASGISAKLGYGQFSLFQFTALGVVTFLAGLIYLAIFAPKLLPDRKSSTGEFLDDDYGSKVYLSEVIISTRSNLIGQTLSESGLQRKFDFDVLELIRNKVHLPQPLADKVLNAGDILIVHSSREELLKIKDERGLEIFADVKFQKEDIESAITTGEEKLAEVLILSNSRLIGTTLKDLKFRQRYNATVLAIRRGSELLQGRLGKIPLKFGDLLLVQGPKQSFVGLQTTRELLVLEEKDIESLRKDKGIIALIITLLVIIIAAFDIQPILVTSLVGVVLMVITGCLKPGEVYGSIRWDIIFLLAGLIPLGTAMDNSGTTKWLADNLVAIGGNLSGFWILVFFYLITSVLTEILSNNAAVVLMIPVAVEVAKTLGLNPLAFMYAVTFAASNSYLTPIGYQTNTMVYAPGGYKFLDFTRLGAPLNLILTILTPSLIVLFYGLK encoded by the coding sequence ATGCCAACACCAATTATTCTGACTTTAACGGTTTTAGTCGTTGCTTTAGTCGCTTTTGTGGCGGAATGGCTGCCGGTAGATTTAACCGCTTTATCCGTGGCGATTGTCCTGATTCTTTTGGGTTTAGTTACTCCTGAAGAAGGTATCGCCGGATTTAGTAATTCTGCCACGGTGACAGTGATGGCGATGTTTGTACTTAGTGCCGGAATTACCCGCACGGGAGTGATTCAAGTAATCCGCGATCGCTTGCTGGTTTGGGGGGGCAAAAGTCCCCACCAACAGGTATTTGTACTAGGGGCATTAGTAGGGCCAATTAGTGCTTTTATTAATAACACGGCAGTGGTGGCGATCTTTTTACCCATCGTTGAAGATTGGTGTAAAAAACAAAAAATTTCCCCTTCTAAGTTATTAATTCCCCTTTCCTACGCCACGGTTTTAGCGGGGATGATTACCGTGGTGGGAACTTCTACAAACATTCTCGCTAGTGGTATTTCTGCCAAGCTGGGTTATGGGCAATTTAGCTTATTTCAATTCACTGCTTTGGGGGTAGTAACTTTTTTGGCAGGTTTGATTTATTTAGCAATTTTTGCCCCGAAATTATTACCCGATCGCAAATCTTCCACCGGGGAATTTTTGGACGATGATTATGGTTCTAAAGTATATCTGAGTGAGGTAATTATTAGCACTCGTTCTAATCTTATCGGTCAAACTTTATCCGAAAGTGGACTACAAAGAAAGTTTGATTTTGATGTGTTGGAATTAATCAGGAATAAGGTACATTTACCCCAACCTTTAGCTGATAAAGTTCTCAATGCTGGCGATATTTTAATCGTTCACAGTAGTCGGGAAGAACTATTAAAGATTAAAGATGAACGGGGATTAGAAATCTTTGCCGATGTCAAATTTCAGAAAGAAGATATTGAATCGGCAATTACTACAGGTGAGGAAAAATTAGCCGAGGTTTTGATTCTCTCTAATTCCCGTTTAATTGGGACAACTTTAAAAGATTTGAAATTCCGTCAGCGTTATAACGCAACGGTTCTAGCGATTCGGCGTGGTTCGGAATTACTGCAAGGAAGATTAGGTAAAATTCCTTTAAAGTTTGGCGATTTGCTCTTAGTTCAGGGACCAAAACAGAGTTTTGTGGGGTTACAAACTACGCGAGAATTATTAGTCTTAGAAGAGAAAGACATCGAATCCCTGCGAAAGGATAAGGGAATTATTGCTTTAATAATTACTTTGTTGGTGATTATTATTGCCGCTTTTGATATTCAACCGATTCTCGTCACCAGTTTAGTTGGAGTGGTTTTAATGGTAATTACTGGCTGTCTAAAACCGGGGGAAGTCTATGGTTCCATTCGTTGGGATATTATCTTTTTATTAGCGGGTTTAATTCCCCTGGGTACTGCCATGGATAACTCAGGAACGACTAAATGGTTAGCAGATAATTTAGTGGCTATCGGCGGCAATCTTTCGGGGTTTTGGATCTTAGTTTTCTTCTATCTAATTACCTCAGTTTTAACTGAAATCCTCTCTAATAATGCTGCCGTCGTGTTAATGATTCCCGTCGCCGTGGAAGTGGCGAAAACTTTGGGTTTAAATCCTTTGGCTTTTATGTATGCTGTCACCTTTGCTGCTTCTAATAGTTATCTAACACCAATTGGCTATCAAACTAATACCATGGTTTATGCACCAGGCGGCTATAAATTCCTCGATTTTACCCGTTTGGGTGCGCCCCTAAATTTAATTTTGACGATTTTAACCCCTAGTTTAATTGTCTTGTTTTATGGCTTGAAATAA
- a CDS encoding cation-translocating P-type ATPase codes for MTFPTTSPQVSEIENNRAWHNLTGEQTLEILRTNGETGLIEAEIVKRKDIFGLNELKETGGRSPLMILWEQFTNIMLVMLIAVAVVSAVLDLKKAEFPKDAIAIFTIVILNGILGYLQESRAEKALAALKQLSSPKVRVIRNGSTFEVAAKELVPGDIMLLEAGVQIAADGRLLEAQNLQIREAALTGEAESVNKQAQKVLPEDASLGDRINLVYQGTEVVQGRGKVAITKTGMDTEIGKIAAMLQGVESEPTPLQQRMSQLGNVLVSGSLALVAVVVLGGVIRFGWQFFESLLETSLSMAVAVVPEGLPAVVTVTLAIGTQRMVRRQALIRKLPAVETLGSVTTICSDKTGTLTQNKMVVQKVNTSEQTITVTGEGYAPIGEFSGASESDPELQAILTACVLCNDALLQNQAQEWSILGDPTEGALLTLAGKGGLYREALEPKSPRLGEFPFSSERKRMSVICENAQLGLGDSTYLMFTKGSPELILERCSLIQVGAESQPLTNEQRSRILAQNDEMAGNGLRVLGFSYKPMTEVPEAEREDSEEQSLVWLGLVGMLDAPRKEVKEAVALCRQAGIRPIMITGDHQLTAKAIAFELGIAAPGERVITGKELEKMSQNDLEGEVDGVSVYARVSPEHKLRIVQALQKRGKFVAMTGDGVNDAPALKQADIGIAMGITGTDVSKEASDMILLDDNFATIVAATEEGRVVYSNIRRFIKYILGSNIGEVLTIAAAPLIGMGGVPLTPLQILWMNLVTDGLPALALAMEPAEPNVMKRPPFSPRESIFARGLGWYMIRIGIVFAILTIIMMYWAYQYTQATPEIGDPGRWKTMVFTTLCLAQMGHALAVRSHTQLAVQMNPFSNPYIIVAVGLTTILQLLLIYAPPLQNFFGTQWISGTELLICFGFSALMFVWIELEKLFIRWFMTKK; via the coding sequence ATGACTTTTCCCACTACGTCCCCCCAAGTCTCGGAGATAGAGAATAATCGTGCTTGGCATAATTTAACTGGCGAACAAACCCTAGAAATACTGAGAACCAATGGGGAAACCGGCTTAATCGAGGCTGAAATTGTCAAAAGAAAGGATATTTTTGGGTTAAATGAACTAAAAGAAACGGGGGGACGTAGCCCGTTAATGATTCTTTGGGAACAGTTTACTAACATTATGTTAGTGATGCTGATTGCCGTGGCGGTGGTTTCGGCGGTTTTGGACCTGAAAAAAGCGGAATTTCCCAAAGATGCGATCGCTATTTTTACAATTGTTATTTTAAACGGTATTTTAGGATATTTACAGGAAAGCAGGGCAGAAAAGGCTTTAGCCGCCCTTAAGCAGTTATCCTCGCCGAAAGTCCGGGTTATCCGTAATGGTAGCACCTTTGAAGTGGCGGCCAAGGAACTTGTCCCCGGGGATATCATGTTACTGGAAGCGGGGGTACAAATTGCCGCCGATGGCAGATTATTAGAAGCACAAAATCTGCAAATCCGGGAAGCTGCCCTGACGGGGGAAGCGGAATCGGTGAATAAACAAGCACAGAAGGTTTTACCGGAAGATGCCTCTTTAGGCGATCGCATTAACCTCGTCTATCAGGGTACAGAAGTAGTACAAGGACGGGGGAAAGTGGCGATTACCAAGACGGGAATGGATACGGAAATCGGTAAAATCGCCGCCATGTTACAAGGAGTAGAAAGTGAACCAACTCCCCTACAGCAGCGAATGTCGCAGTTAGGTAACGTTTTAGTGAGTGGTTCCCTAGCTTTAGTGGCTGTAGTCGTGCTTGGGGGCGTAATTCGCTTCGGTTGGCAGTTTTTTGAGTCACTACTAGAAACTTCCCTCAGTATGGCTGTGGCCGTTGTCCCCGAAGGTTTACCGGCAGTGGTAACGGTGACTTTGGCAATTGGAACCCAAAGAATGGTGAGAAGACAAGCTTTAATCCGTAAATTGCCGGCAGTGGAAACCTTAGGTTCGGTAACGACGATTTGCTCCGATAAAACTGGAACTTTAACTCAAAATAAAATGGTGGTGCAGAAAGTTAATACTTCCGAGCAGACAATTACTGTCACGGGGGAGGGTTACGCGCCCATCGGTGAGTTTAGTGGTGCTAGTGAAAGTGATCCCGAACTACAGGCAATTTTAACGGCTTGTGTCCTGTGTAATGATGCACTTTTGCAGAATCAAGCTCAAGAATGGTCAATTTTAGGCGATCCCACCGAAGGAGCTTTACTGACGTTAGCGGGTAAAGGAGGACTATATCGGGAAGCATTGGAACCAAAAAGCCCTCGTTTAGGCGAATTTCCCTTTTCTTCCGAAAGAAAGAGAATGTCAGTAATCTGTGAGAATGCTCAGTTAGGTTTGGGTGATTCTACCTATTTGATGTTTACCAAAGGCTCACCGGAATTAATTCTCGAACGTTGTTCTCTGATCCAAGTTGGGGCGGAAAGTCAACCCTTAACAAATGAACAAAGAAGCCGTATTTTGGCACAAAATGACGAAATGGCGGGTAATGGCCTACGAGTCTTAGGTTTTTCCTATAAACCGATGACAGAAGTGCCAGAAGCGGAAAGAGAAGATAGTGAGGAACAATCCCTGGTTTGGTTGGGATTGGTGGGAATGCTCGATGCACCCCGCAAAGAAGTTAAAGAAGCGGTTGCCCTCTGTCGTCAAGCGGGAATTCGTCCGATTATGATTACCGGAGATCACCAATTAACCGCCAAGGCGATCGCATTTGAATTAGGCATTGCTGCCCCCGGAGAGCGAGTAATCACGGGTAAAGAATTAGAAAAAATGTCTCAGAATGACCTAGAGGGAGAGGTAGATGGTGTGAGCGTCTATGCTCGCGTTTCTCCCGAACATAAGCTGAGAATCGTCCAAGCCCTGCAAAAACGGGGCAAATTCGTCGCCATGACGGGGGATGGAGTCAATGATGCTCCGGCACTAAAACAAGCGGATATCGGTATCGCCATGGGGATTACGGGAACCGATGTCAGCAAAGAAGCCAGTGATATGATTTTGCTAGATGATAACTTTGCCACCATCGTCGCTGCCACTGAAGAAGGGCGCGTGGTTTACAGTAACATTCGGCGCTTTATTAAATACATTCTCGGCAGTAATATTGGCGAGGTTTTAACCATTGCTGCGGCTCCTTTAATCGGTATGGGGGGTGTACCTCTGACTCCCTTGCAAATCCTCTGGATGAACCTTGTCACCGACGGTTTACCGGCTCTTGCTTTGGCAATGGAACCCGCCGAACCTAATGTGATGAAACGTCCACCTTTTAGCCCCCGGGAAAGCATTTTTGCTCGCGGGTTGGGTTGGTATATGATTCGCATCGGCATCGTCTTTGCCATTCTGACCATTATTATGATGTACTGGGCTTACCAATATACTCAGGCAACCCCCGAAATCGGAGATCCTGGACGCTGGAAAACCATGGTATTTACTACCCTCTGTTTAGCACAAATGGGTCATGCTTTGGCGGTGCGTTCCCATACCCAGTTAGCTGTGCAAATGAATCCCTTCTCTAATCCTTACATTATTGTCGCCGTGGGCTTGACAACGATCCTACAATTGTTGTTAATTTATGCTCCTCCTCTACAAAACTTCTTCGGTACTCAATGGATTAGTGGCACGGAATTATTAATCTGTTTTGGATTTAGTGCCTTAATGTTTGTTTGGATTGAGTTAGAGAAGTTATTTATTCGCTGGTTCATGACGAAAAAATAA
- the crtB gene encoding 15-cis-phytoene synthase CrtB, with amino-acid sequence MLQLPKPTHPTKPLVSLAESYELCRRITEKYSKTFYLGTLLMPKAKRQAIWAIYVWCRRTDELVDGPQARLTTPETLDLWEKQLETVFSGVALEDADVALVDTLEKFPMDIQPFRDMIAGQQMDLYRSRYQTFDELKLYCYRVAGTVGLMSSAVLGLEDGDRSAPWRRNQSVYIPQEEAIDLGIANQLTNILRDVGEDVHRGRIYLPLEDLERFNYSEDDLLKGVNDDRWKALMRFQIERARYYYDSAERGIRALNPDSRWPVWAALLLYQGILDVIEANNYDVFARRAFVPLAKKMLYLPVAWLRSQAL; translated from the coding sequence ATGCTCCAATTGCCAAAACCGACCCACCCCACCAAACCCCTCGTCTCCCTTGCGGAGTCCTACGAACTCTGTCGCCGGATTACAGAGAAGTATTCCAAAACGTTTTATCTCGGTACTCTCCTGATGCCGAAAGCAAAACGTCAAGCGATCTGGGCAATTTATGTCTGGTGTCGTCGTACCGATGAACTGGTCGATGGACCCCAAGCCCGGTTAACTACACCTGAAACCCTTGATTTATGGGAAAAACAGCTAGAAACAGTCTTTTCTGGGGTTGCCCTTGAGGATGCCGATGTCGCTCTCGTGGATACTCTAGAAAAGTTCCCCATGGATATCCAACCCTTTCGGGATATGATCGCTGGGCAACAGATGGATCTCTATCGCAGTCGTTATCAAACCTTTGATGAACTAAAACTGTACTGCTATCGGGTGGCGGGAACGGTGGGGTTAATGTCCAGCGCGGTCTTAGGATTGGAAGATGGCGATCGCTCGGCTCCTTGGCGACGCAATCAAAGCGTTTATATTCCCCAAGAAGAAGCGATCGATCTCGGTATTGCCAATCAATTAACCAATATTTTGCGGGATGTGGGGGAAGATGTCCATCGTGGGCGGATTTATCTACCTTTAGAGGATTTAGAGCGTTTTAACTACAGCGAAGATGATTTACTCAAAGGGGTTAATGATGACCGTTGGAAGGCGTTAATGCGCTTCCAAATTGAGCGGGCCCGTTATTACTATGATTCTGCCGAAAGGGGGATTCGCGCCCTTAATCCCGATTCCCGTTGGCCGGTTTGGGCGGCTTTACTGCTTTATCAAGGCATTTTAGACGTAATTGAAGCAAATAACTACGATGTCTTCGCCCGTCGTGCCTTCGTGCCTTTAGCCAAGAAAATGCTCTATTTACCCGTAGCTTGGCTGCGATCGCAGGCGTTGTAA